GCGACGCTGTCGGCCGCCCGGTCCGGCGAGCTGCCCCCGACGGCGGCCGGGAGGCCGGCGTCGACCAGCCGGTCGTCCCCGCCCGTCAGGCCGGCGCCGACCATGCCACCGAGCAGGCCGGCACCGAAGGCCGCGACGACCAGGCCGGCGACGACGCCCAGCGGCAGCCGGGCGCGGCGGCGGGGGGCGGCGGGCGGCTCGAACGACGGCCACGGCGGCGCGCCCTCGGGCACCACGGACGGGCGCGGGGCGGCCCCCGGGTCGGGCGGCAGCGGGGCCGGCGGGTACGCCGACGACGGGACGGGGCCCCGCGCCGCGGGCGGGCCGTACGGGTGGCCCGTCGGCCCGGCGGACGGGTGGCCCGTCGGCCCGGGGCCCGGGTACGCGGGCCCGCCGGGTGCGGCGCCGGCCGGGGCGTGGCCGGGGTGCGCGGCGCCGGACGGCGCGGCGAAGGGCGACGGCGACGGCGCGGCGGTGCGGGGGCGCGCCACGGGTCGGGCGCGGGCGCCGCGCCGCCCGGCGGACCCCACGGGCGGGGGCCTCCCACCCGGGCGGAGCGGCCGGCGGAGCCGCGAACGGGTCGGCGGGGCGCGACGCGGCGGCCGCGGGGGTCGCCGGCCGGCGACGTCCCCGGCGGGCCGGGCACCGGTCCCGGCTCGCTCCGCGGCGGCTCCGGCTGCTGCTCCCCCACCTGCGGGTCCTCTCCGTACGGCTCGGGCCGGTCGCGCGCGTCGCGGTGCTCGTCGTGCGCGGTCACGGCAGGTGCACGGCGGTCGTGAGCGTGTCCCAGCCGCGGGTCAGGCGGGCGGGCAGCCCGGTGTCGAACTCCCCGCCGGGGAACTGGGCGACGACCGCCGAGACGTCCGGGCCCGTGCCGGCGGCGGCGACGACCTCGACCACGGTGTCGCCGGACTGCCAGGCGGCGTGCCACGGGGCGGTGGACAGCACGTAGACCGTGCGGCCGGCGACGTCGAGCCGGTCCGCGGCGGTCAGGACGCCGGTGTCGAGCTGGCCGTGCTGCTCGGTGACGACCACGTCGCCGGCCGGCCCGGACAGCGCGACCTCGAGCGTGCTGCCGCCGTCACGCTCGCGCACCGAGGTCACCGCCCAGCCGTCCGGGACCTCGGTCGGGCAGGTCCAGCCCTGCGCCCGCATCCAGTCGAGGTACTCCTGCGTGGTGGCGCCCGCGACCGGCTCGCGCGGCGCGGCCACCGTGACCGCGGCGGGCGCTCCCGCGTCCCCGAGCATCGCCATGGCGTCGCGGGAGGCGGTCACGGGGGCGACATCGGGGCGGTCGCCGAGCAGGAACAGGCCGACGGCCACCATGCCCAGCCCCGTGAGGGACCCGACGGCGGCGCGGAACCGCCGGCGACCCTGCCCGGTGCCGGCGCCGAGGACGCCGCGCCCGCCGAGCACACCGCCGGCGCCGAGCACCTCGCCGCCGAGCACCCGGCCCGCGGCGGCGCGCTGACCGACCACGGCGCGGGAGCCGAGGACCTCGCCACCGAGCACGCCGCGGCCCGCGCCGAGCAGCCCCGCGAGCCCGGTCACCGCCGGGGACGGGCGGGAGGCGCCGGCGGGCGGGACGAACGGGTCCATCCGTCGCGGGCCGGCGGGGGCGGCGTCGCGGCGCGGGTCCGCGGTCCCCGGGCAGCCGAGCGCGAGCAGCCGGGCGGTCAGGTCCCCTGCCGGGCGGACGTCGTCGGCGTCGGAGAGCACGCGGCGGGCGGCCCGGGCGGCGGCGAGGTCGGCCGCGCAGCGCGGGCAGCCGGCGACGTGCGCCAGCGCGCGCTCGGTGGCCGCCGGGCCGAGCTGCCCGTCGACCAGGGCGCTGACCCGGTCCCCGAGGTGGCCGCTCATCGCGCCCCCGCGGGTGCGGTCACGGACTCCCCGGCGGCCTGGCGCCCGGGCAGGTCACGCCCGTCCCGGGCCGCGCCCTCGGGCGTCCGCTGCTCGCGGGGCGCGCGGTGCTCCAGGGACACCCGGAGCCGGGCGCGCGCCCGGTGGATCCGCGAGCGCACCGTGCCGAGCTTGATGCCCAGGGTCACCGCGATCTCCTCGTACGACAGCCCCTCGATGTCGCACAGCACCACCGCCGCCCGGTACTCCGGGGGCAGCTCGTCGAGCGCGCGCTGGACGTCGACGTCGAGGTTGTCGTGCTCGAACGCCCGCTCGGGGCCCCGTCGGTGGTCGGGTACCGGTCGCTGTCCTCGCCCATCGCGTCCATGCGGATGCGCTGCCGGCGGCGCGCCTGGTCGAGGAACAGGTTGGTGGTGATGCGGTGCAGCCAGCCCTCGAACGTGCCGGGGGTGTAGGTCGACAGCGACCGGAACACCCGCACGAACACCTCCTGCGTGAGGTCCTCGGCGTCGTGCCGGTTGCCGGTCAGCCGGTAGGCGAGGCGGTACACGCGCGCGGAGTGCTCGCGGACGATCGCCTCCCAGGTCGGGGGCTGCCAGTCCGTCTCGGGCACCGAGGTCGCCATCCAGGTCCTTCGTCTCAGGAGCCGCGGGCGCGGCGCGTGCCCAGTGTCCCAGGGCGCGGGTCCCCGTGCGAACCGGTTCCCCTCCTGCTCACGCACAACGCGCACACACCCTGCACCGTTCCCGCGGTTCCCCGGCGGACGGACGGCGTCCCGGGCCCCGCCGCCCCCGCGCGTCGCCGACGGGCGCCCCGTCCGGGCGACGGTCGCCCACTAGGCTGGCCTGCGTCGACACCCGCCGCTCTCGAACCGTCCGCAGGAGGACACCATCGCCACCGACAAGGCTGCCAGCTGGGTCTACGCGGAGGGCTTCGTGCCCGAGGACGACACCCTGCTGCGCGCCCGGGACCGCGCGGGTCAGCTCGGCTGCACGCCGGTGGCCCCCGGCACGGGTGCCGCGCTGACGGTCCTCGCCGCCGCGGCGCGCCCGCGCGGTCGTCGAGGTCGGGACCGGGGCGGGCGTGAGCGGCCTGCACCTGCTGCGCGGCATGCCCGGCGACGGCGTGCTGACCACCATCGACGTCGAGGTGGAGCACCAGCGCGCCGCCAAGACGGCGTTCGCGGAGGAGGGCGTGCGCCCGGCGCGCACCCGCACCATCTCGGGCCGGGCGCTCGACGTCCTGCCCCGCCTGACCGACGGCGCCTACGACCTCGTGCTCGTCGACGCGGACATCGAGAACTACCCCGCCTACGTGGAGCAGGCGGTGCGGCTGCTGCGCCCGGGCGGCGTGCTCGCCGTCGACGACGCGCTCTGGCACGACCGGGTCGCCGACCCGGCGCGGCGTGACGAGGCCACGACGATCGTCCGGGAGACCGGCCGGCGCGTGCGCGAGGACGAGCGGCTGCTCCCCGCGCTGCTGCCGGTCGGCGACGGGCTGCTGGTCGCCGTCCGCCGCTGACCGTCCCGGCCCGGACCCCGCACGGCGCCCGGGCCGACCGGTCACCCGGGCCGGCCCGGGTACCGGGTCAGCGCAGCGCGGCGAGGTACCGCAGCAGCAGCCGGGCGCCGAAGCCCGTCGCCCCCTCGGTCACCTCGTGCTTGTCCGCCGTCGACCGCGCCGGGCCGGCGATGTCGAGGTGGGCCCAGGTGCGGGCGCCGACGAACTCGCGCAGGAACAGCGCGGCGGTGATGGAGCCGCCGCCCTGCTTCGGGTCGATCGGCACGTGCCGCAGGTCGGCCACCGTCGATCGCACCGCGTCGGCGTAGTCCTCGACGAGCGGCATGGACCACACGGGCTCGCCCGACTCGGCGGCGGCGGTCTCGATCGCCCCGGCGAGGCGCGGGTCGGTGGCGTAGAGCGCGGCGTGCTGCTTGCCGAGCCCCAGGCTGGCCGCCCCCGTCAGCGTCGCGACGTCGAGCAGCACGTCCGGGTCGAGCGTCGCGTCCGCCCACGCGAGCGCGTCGCCGAGCACCAGGCGGCCCTCGGCGTCGGTGTTCGCGATCTCGACGGTGCGTCCGCCCCACAGGGTGAGGACGTCCCCGGTCGGTACGACGCGGCGCCGACGTGGTTCTCCGCGAGCGGCAGGACGGCGGTGACGCGGTGCGGGACGCCCGCGGCAGCCGCGCCGAGCACGGTGGCGAGCGCGACCGCGGCGCCGGCCATGTCCGTCTTCATCGGGACCATCGACTCGCGCGGCTTGATCGAGAGCCCGCCGGTGTCGTACGTGATGCCCTTGCCGACCACCACGACGTGCCGGGTGCGCCGGGAGCCGCCCCCGGCGGGCGGCTCGTACGCGACGGTCACGAGCCGCGGGGTCGACGCCGAGCCGGACCCGACGGCGAGGATGCCGCCGAACCCCTGCGCGGCCAGCTCCCGGGGGCCGAGGACGTCGACGCGCAGGCCGGCCGCGCGGGCCAGCGCGGAGGCGCGGTCCGCCATCCAGGCCGGGTCCTTGATGCTGGACGGGGTGTTCGCGAGGTCGCGCACGAGCCAGGTCGCGGTCGCGCCGCGCACCGCCTCGTCCAGTGCGGCCTGGGCGCGGACGCCGTCGCGGCCGACCACCACCAGCTCGGAGGCGGGCGCCTCGCTCGCCGAGGCGGGCGCGCCGATGCGCTGCACCCGGTAGGCGGCCAGCAGGTAGCCCTCCGCGAACGCCCGCACGGCCCGCGGGCCGTCGACCCCGGGCTCGGTCGCCACGGTCGTCAGCACGCGCCGCAGCCCGCGCGTCGCACGCGCCAGCGCGGCACCGGCGCGCCGCAGCTCGTCGGGGGTGCCGCCGCCGACGCCCACGAGGACGAGGCGGCGCGGCAGACCGTCCCAGGGCAGGGCCGCGCCGGCCCGGCCGACCGGGCGCGGGAGGAGCAGGGTCCACGCCTCGCCGGGCGCGCCGGTCAGCCCGGCCCGCTCGGCGACCTCGGCGAGGTCGATGCCGTAGCGGGCGGCGGCGTCGGCGGTGCCGCGGCCCGGCTGGAGGTCGGTGTCGTCCGGCGCGGGCGGGGCGACCGGGACGGCCACCGCGTCGACGTCCGCCTCCAGCAGGAGCGCGGAGGACGCGAGCGAACCGCCCACCAGGCCGACCGCCGGCACCGGGCGGCCGATGCGCACCTCGGGGTGCGTCACGGAACGTGCCACGACGGAGCGAGCCCCCGGGCCGTCAGGAGACGACGGAGGTGAGGGCCTCGCCCAGCTCCTGCGCCTCGGTCGCGTTGAGCTCGACGACGAGCCGACCACCGCCCTCGAGCGGGACCCGCATCACGATGCCGCGGCCCTCCTTGGTCACCTCGAGCGGACCGTCACCAGTCCTCGGCTTCATCGCGGCCATGCGGGGCTCTCCTTCGCGTCGTGCGTCCCGGGACCCGAACGCGCTGGTCCCGCCGCGGGCGGGGCCGGTGCGGACAGGGCGCGGATCAGCGGATGTCCGTCGGCCAGTCTAGTTCACCGGGGCGACACGCGAGGCAGGGAGCGCCTGCGCACGCGCACTCCCGCGGTCACGGCGGCCACCCGGAGGGCGGGACGAGTCGCCAGATCCGCCACACCCACACCACCTGGAGGACGAGCATCAGGAGGGTCACCGCGCCCGTCCACGCCCACCGTGCGGCACGCGGTCGGGTCACCACCCCGGCGGTCGCGGCGCCGAGGGGGAACGCCAGCAGCAGGAACCGCGCGAGGCTGCTCCCGGGCTCCACGGCCGCGGCGAGGTACAGCAGGTACGCCCCGGACCACGCGTGCAGCTCCCGCCCCAGCCGCCAGGTGGGCGGGGCGGCCAGGCTGCCCACGACGACCGCGGCGGCCGCGAGCACGACCCACGGCGCGGCGTCGCCGAACCAGAACTGCGGCACGTAGGCCCACCCGGCGAACGGTGCCGTCGTCGGCGACCCGCGCCACGCCTCCTGCGTGCGCAGGTACGCGTCCGGGACCCCCGTCACCCAGCCGCAGACCACCAGCCACGCGAAGCCCGAGACCACCGAGGTCAGCGCGAGGGCCCCGAGGCCGAGGACGTCGCGCCCCGGCGGACGCCGGCCGGTCGCGCGCCACTCCCGCCACCGGACCAGCGCGTGCACCGCGACGACGACCGCCATCGGCAGGGCGACCGCGCGGGTGAACCCGAGCGCGAGCACCGCGAGGCACGCCCAGCCGTAGCGGCGCGTCACGACGGCCAGCAGCGAGGCCGCGACGAGCAGCAGCGCCAGCGCCTCCGTGTAGCCGACCTGGAGCACGACCGAGGTCGGGAACACGCTGACCAGCAGCACCGTCGCCAGCGGCAGCCCGGGCCGTGCCGCGACCGCCCGCGGTGCGCCGCGCACCACCGTGCGGTGCACCAGCAGGACCGCGCCCGCACCGAGCAGCAGCGACACCGTCGGCGCGACGACCGCCCACGACCCGCCGGTGACCGCCATCACGCCGCGCACCAGCAGGGGGTACAGAAGAACGCCCACTCGTTCTGCTGCACCAGCCCGTCGGCGCCCACCGGCAGCGTCGCGGGGTAGCCGCCCTCGGCGATCCGGCGGTACCACGTGGCGTCCCACATCAGGCCCGCGTAGTCCGCGTAGCCCGGCGAGGCGGCGGTCCAGCCGGTGGCGGCCTGGTGCCGGGCGACCACGAGCAGCACCACCGCGGAGAAGGCGCGTGCCGCGGCGTACACCCCGAGCACCTGCGCCCACCACGGCCAGGTGCGCGGGTCGAGGACCCGCGCGCGGGGACGCGGCGCCGCGGGCAGGTCGGGGCCACCACCCGTGCCCGTCGCACCCGTGCCCGTCACGCCCGACCCCGCCACCCCCGGCCCGGTCGCACCCGGCCCCGTCACGCGAGCCCCCGGACCGCCCGCGCCGGCGGCGCGTCACCGCGCAGCGCGGCCACCATGTCCACCACGCGCCGCGTCGCGCGCACGTCGTGGGCGCGGAACACGCGCGCCCCGAGCCACGCCGCGCCACCGACGTCGCGGCGAGCGTGCCCTCGAGGCGCTCCTCCGGCGGCAGCCCGAGCGTCTCGCCCACCAGGTCCTTGCGCGACAGCGCGACCAGCAGCGGGTGCCCGAGCGTCGTCAGCGCGGCGGTCCGGCGGACCAGGTGCAGCGAGTGCCAGGTGTTCTTGCCGAAGTCGTGGGTGGGGTCCACCAGCACGCTCGCCGGGTGCACGCCGAGCCCGACCGCGCGGGCCGCGGACGCCCGCAGCGTGGCGAGGACGTCCAGGAGGACGCCGTCCCGGGGGTCGGTGCCCGCGGGGCGCCGTCCGGCAGCGGGTAGGAGACCCGCAGCGGGTCGGTCCGGGGCGGGAGGCCGCCGGTGTGCGAGCAGACCACGCCCAGCCCCGCTCGGCTGCGACCTCCACCAGGGCCGGGTCGTGGCCGGCCCACGTGTCGTTCAGCAGGTCGGCGCCGGCGTCCGCCGCGGCGCGCGCCACCTCCGACCGCCACGTGTCGACGCTCACCAGCAGGTCCGGGTGCCGGCGGCGGACGCGATCGACCAGCGGCACCACCCGCGCGATCTCCTCGGCGGCGTCCACCCCGGGCCCGCGGCCGGCGCGGACGCCGCCGAGGTCGACCAGGTCCGCGCCCTCCTCCTCGGCGCGCGCGACCGCGGCGTCCGCCCCCGCGTCGTCGTACCGGGCGGCGGCGTAGAACGAGTCCGGCGTCCGGTTCACGACCGCCATCACGACGGGGCGCTCCGGGCCGTACCAGCGGCCACGCAGCAGCAGGGGCGCGCCGGCGGCCGGGACGGCCCCGCGGCGGGCGGGGTCGCGGCGTCGTCAGCGGCCACCCGGCTCCGCCTCCGCCTCCCCCCTCGGCGACGACCCGGGACTCCGCCACCGACTGCGCCCGGGCCGCGTCGCGCGCCGCCTCGCGCTCGGCCTCGCGGAGCTCGGCCCCGCGGTCGCGGACGATGCGCACCGCCTCCTCCGGGTCGTCCACCAGGCGCAGCAGCTCGAGGTCGGCCTCGCGGACCATCCCCCGCCGCAGCACCGGCCCGCGCAGCCACTCGAGCAGCCCGGTCCAGTAGTCGGTGCCGACCAGCACGATCGGGAACTCGGTCACCTTGTGCGTCTGCACGAGCGTGAGCGCCTCGAACAGCTCGTCGAACGTCCCGAAGCCGCCGGGCAGCACGATGAACCCCTCGGCGTACTTCACGAACATCGTCTTGCGGGCGAAGAAGTAGCGGAAGTTGACGCCCAGGTCGACCCACGGGTTCATGCCCTGCTCGAACGGCAGCTCGATGCCGAGGCCGACGGACAGCCCGCCCGCCTCGGACGCGCCCTTGTTCGCCGCGGACATGATGCCGGGACCGCCGCCGGTGATCACCGCGTAGCCGGCCTCCGCCAGCAGCCGCCCGACGGACTCGCCGAGCACGAAGTCGGGGTGCTCCGGCAGCGTGCGCGCCGAGCCGAACACGCTGACCGCCGGGCCGAGCTCGGCGAGCGCGCCGAACCCCTCGACGAACTCGCTCTGGATCCGCATCACGCGCCACGGGTCGCCGTGCAGCCAGTCGGCGCCGTCGCCGCCGGACAGCAGCCGCTGGTCGGAGGTCGTCGCGGGGATCTGCCCGCGACGGAGCAGCACCGGCCCCTTGCGGTAGCCGGAGCCGGGTGCCGGGAGGCCGTCGTCGCTCATGGGAGCCGACTCTACGGTCCGCGGCGGGGCGTGGCGGCGGGACGTGCGGCGACGGCGGGCGACGACCGGGTGAACGGTGCGTGACCCCGTGTCAGGCCGTCAGCCAGGCCCGCAGGGCGTCGTGGCAGAGCGCGAGCTGGGCCACCGGGAGCCGCTCGTCGTCCTTGTGCGCGAGCAGCGGGTCGCCGGGCCCGAAGTTGACGGCGGGGATGCCGAGCTCGGCGAACCGCGCGACGTCGGTCCAGCCGTACTTCGGCGCGGGGGCTCCCCGGTCACGCCGAGCACGGCCGCGGCGAACTCGGCGGCCGCGGGGTCGTCGAGCCCCGGCCGGGCGCCGCCGGCCGCGTCGGTGACCACGACCTCGAACCCGGCGAACAGGTCCTCGACGTGCGCGGTCGCCTCCGCCACGGTGCGCGACGGGGCGAACCGGTAGTTCACCGTGACGACGCAGCGGTCCGGCACGACGTTGGTCGCGACGCCGCCGCCGATCAGCACCGCGTTGAGCCCCTCGCGGTACACGAGCCCGTCGACCTCGACCGAGGCGGGCTCGTACGCCGCCAGCCGGGCGAGCACCGGCGCAGCGGCGTGGATCGCGTTGACCCCGGTCCACGCGCGGGCCGAGTGGGCGGCGACGCCCGTCACCCGCACCTCGGCGCGCAGCGTGCCGTTGCAGCCGCCCTCCAGGCCGGCGTCCGTCGGCTCCCCGAGCACCGCGAAGTCGGCCGCGAGCCACTCGGGGTGCCGCCGGGCGACCCTGCCGAGGCCGCTCAGGGAGGCGTCGACCTCCTCGTGGTCGTAGAACACCCACGTGACGTCACGGGTCGGCTCGGTCAGCGAGGCGGCCAGCGCGAGCTGCACGGCGACGCCGCCCTTCATGTCGACGGTGCCGCGCCCCCACAGCACGGCGTCCCCGCCCTCGCCCTCCAGCCGGGTGGGGAGGTTGTCCGCGACCGGCACCGTGTCGAGGTGCCCGGCCACGACGACCCGCGACGCGCGACCGAGGTGGGTGCGCGCGACGACCGTGTCCCCGTCGCGCAGCACCTCCAGGTGCGGGTAGGCAGCGAGGGCCGCCTCCACCGCGTCCGCGAGCGCCGCCTCGTCCCCGCTGACCGAGGCGATGTCGCACACGCGCGCGGTGAGCGTCGTGAGGTCGGCGGTCAGGTCCAGCGGGGTGGTCGTCGTCACGCCGCGACCCTACCGCCGGGCGCCGGGCGGCCCCGGACGGCCCCTAGGCTGGTGGCATGACCGACCGCACCGCCTGGGGCTGGGGCCTGGCCACCGTCGCCGACTCCGGGACCGTCCTCGACACCTGGTACCCGCAGCCCGCGCTCGGCGCCGCACCGGACGACGTCCCGTGCCCGCCGGAGCTGGCCGACCTGGCCGGCACCGACCCGGCGCGCGGGGTGCGCACCGAGACGGTGCTGACGGTCGTCGACCTGGACGCCGCGCCCGCCGGCACGCCCGACGCCTACCTGCGGCTGCACCTGCTGTCGCACCGCCT
This is a stretch of genomic DNA from Cellulomonas sp. ES6. It encodes these proteins:
- a CDS encoding zf-HC2 domain-containing protein, which encodes MSGHLGDRVSALVDGQLGPAATERALAHVAGCPRCAADLAAARAARRVLSDADDVRPAGDLTARLLALGCPGTADPRRDAAPAGPRRMDPFVPPAGASRPSPAVTGLAGLLGAGRGVLGGEVLGSRAVVGQRAAAGRVLGGEVLGAGGVLGGRGVLGAGTGQGRRRFRAAVGSLTGLGMVAVGLFLLGDRPDVAPVTASRDAMAMLGDAGAPAAVTVAAPREPVAGATTQEYLDWMRAQGWTCPTEVPDGWAVTSVRERDGGSTLEVALSGPAGDVVVTEQHGQLDTGVLTAADRLDVAGRTVYVLSTAPWHAAWQSGDTVVEVVAAAGTGPDVSAVVAQFPGGEFDTGLPARLTRGWDTLTTAVHLP
- a CDS encoding M17 family peptidase N-terminal domain-containing protein, with the translated sequence MARSVTHPEVRIGRPVPAVGLVGGSLASSALLLEADVDAVAVPVAPPAPDDTDLQPGRGTADAAARYGIDLAEVAERAGLTGAPGEAWTLLLPRPVGRAGAALPWDGLPRRLVLVGVGGGTPDELRRAGAALARATRGLRRVLTTVATEPGVDGPRAVRAFAEGYLLAAYRVQRIGAPASASEAPASELVVVGRDGVRAQAALDEAVRGATATWLVRDLANTPSSIKDPAWMADRASALARAAGLRVDVLGPRELAAQGFGGILAVGSGSASTPRLVTVAYEPPAGGGSRRTRHVVVVGKGITYDTGGLSIKPRESMVPMKTDMAGAAVALATVLGAAAAGVPHRVTAVLPLAENHVGAASYRPGTSSPCGADAPSRSRTPTPRAAWCSATRSRGRTRRSTRTCCSTSRR
- a CDS encoding DUF3117 domain-containing protein, with product MAAMKPRTGDGPLEVTKEGRGIVMRVPLEGGGRLVVELNATEAQELGEALTSVVS